A genomic segment from Bradyrhizobium diazoefficiens USDA 110 encodes:
- the hyfB gene encoding hydrogenase 4 subunit B, which translates to MSAVVLQMLCVAGMLASAVLAIVLSRSTITTTIIYGVTLAASAIALIGSIHWLLGDTANADLILPIGLPWLGAHFRLDGLASFFLVVVNLGGASASLYGLGYGHHEEAPQRVLPFFPAFLAGMNLVVLAGDAFSYLLCWEFMSLASWALVMAHHREPGNAKAGYVYLVMASFGTLALLLAFGLLAGPAGDYEFAAIRTAQHTPYVATLVLILMLLGAGSKAGLVPLHVWLPLAHPAAPSHVSALMSGVMTKVAIYGFIRVVFDLLGQPSWWASVIVLSLGGLTAVMGILYAMMEKDLKRLLAYSTIENVGVIFASLGLALAFQANGLKLQAALAFAAALFHVLNHSFFKSLLFFGAGAVLTATGERDMDKLGGLIHRMPYTSFAVLVGCVSISALPPFNGFVSEWLMFQAVLQSPELPQWALKITVPAVGALLALAAALAAACFVKAYGVTFLGRPRGVAAETAEEVDRYSLSAMFTLAALCLLAGILPGPVIDALSPITLQILGGRMPIQANEPWLSIAPIAESRSSYNGLLVMVFIAISASAAVVFIHRFASRALRRGPAWGCGFSDPTPAAQYSSGSFAQPIRRVFGTLVFHARDHVEMPPPGDIRPARLRIELHDLIWERMYEPIAGAVGFSADKLNRLQFLTIRRYLSLVFATLVTLLLVLAIWS; encoded by the coding sequence ATGTCGGCTGTCGTTTTGCAAATGCTGTGTGTTGCCGGAATGCTTGCATCGGCAGTTCTGGCGATTGTTCTGAGCCGCTCAACGATCACCACGACCATCATCTACGGCGTGACATTGGCCGCGTCTGCGATTGCGTTGATAGGATCCATTCACTGGTTGCTGGGCGATACCGCGAACGCCGATCTGATTCTGCCAATCGGATTGCCGTGGCTTGGCGCCCATTTCCGCCTCGACGGACTGGCTTCGTTCTTTCTCGTCGTCGTCAATCTCGGAGGGGCATCGGCAAGCCTCTATGGTCTCGGCTACGGTCATCATGAGGAGGCGCCGCAGCGCGTGTTGCCCTTCTTCCCCGCCTTCCTGGCAGGAATGAATCTTGTGGTGCTGGCGGGTGATGCGTTTTCTTATCTGCTTTGTTGGGAATTCATGTCGCTCGCGTCCTGGGCGCTCGTCATGGCGCATCATCGTGAACCGGGCAACGCGAAAGCCGGTTACGTCTACCTCGTCATGGCGAGCTTCGGCACGCTCGCCCTGCTGCTAGCCTTCGGCCTCTTGGCGGGGCCGGCGGGAGACTACGAATTTGCCGCCATTCGCACGGCTCAACATACGCCCTACGTGGCCACGTTGGTGTTGATCCTGATGTTGCTCGGCGCCGGTTCAAAGGCCGGCCTGGTGCCGCTGCACGTCTGGCTGCCGCTCGCGCATCCCGCGGCGCCGAGCCACGTCTCGGCGCTGATGAGCGGCGTCATGACCAAGGTCGCGATCTACGGCTTCATTCGCGTGGTATTCGATCTCCTGGGACAGCCGAGCTGGTGGGCGAGTGTGATCGTACTTTCTCTTGGCGGCCTCACTGCCGTAATGGGGATCTTGTATGCGATGATGGAAAAGGACCTCAAGCGCCTGCTCGCCTACAGTACGATCGAAAATGTCGGCGTCATCTTCGCAAGCCTCGGCCTTGCATTGGCCTTCCAGGCCAACGGCCTGAAACTACAGGCCGCGCTCGCGTTTGCGGCGGCTCTGTTTCACGTTCTCAATCACTCCTTCTTCAAGAGTCTGCTTTTCTTCGGCGCCGGCGCCGTGCTGACCGCGACCGGCGAACGGGACATGGACAAGCTGGGTGGCCTCATTCATCGCATGCCGTACACAAGCTTCGCCGTTCTCGTCGGCTGTGTCTCGATCTCAGCGCTTCCGCCCTTCAACGGTTTCGTCTCGGAATGGCTCATGTTCCAGGCTGTATTGCAGAGCCCGGAGTTGCCGCAATGGGCGCTGAAGATCACCGTGCCTGCGGTCGGAGCTCTATTGGCCTTGGCGGCTGCGTTGGCAGCGGCGTGTTTCGTGAAGGCCTACGGCGTGACCTTTCTAGGGCGTCCGCGCGGCGTGGCGGCGGAAACCGCAGAGGAAGTCGACCGCTACTCGCTTTCGGCAATGTTCACCCTCGCCGCACTTTGCTTGCTGGCCGGAATTCTGCCGGGACCGGTGATCGACGCGCTTTCGCCGATCACGCTACAGATCCTCGGCGGCCGCATGCCGATCCAGGCCAACGAACCCTGGCTTTCGATCGCGCCGATTGCGGAGAGTCGCAGTTCATACAACGGGCTGCTTGTTATGGTGTTCATCGCGATATCCGCTTCAGCGGCCGTCGTCTTTATTCATCGCTTCGCCTCTCGTGCCTTAAGGCGGGGGCCGGCCTGGGGCTGTGGCTTTTCCGATCCGACACCCGCGGCCCAATATTCGAGCGGAAGCTTCGCTCAGCCTATCCGCCGCGTTTTCGGTACGCTCGTGTTCCACGCCCGCGATCATGTCGAGATGCCGCCCCCCGGGGATATCAGGCCGGCGCGCCTGCGAATCGAATTGCACGATCTGATCTGGGAGCGAATGTATGAGCCGATAGCAGGCGCCGTTGGCTTCTCTGCCGATAAACTCAATCGCCTACAGTTCCTGACCATCCGGCGCTATCTCAGCCTGGTCTTTGCGACCCTCGTCACACTCCTTCTGGTTCTCGCGATATGGTCGTGA
- a CDS encoding helix-turn-helix domain-containing protein, with the protein MITAAQLRAARVLLGIDQRRLAELSGLSVPTIQRMEASEAMVRGNVDSLVKLITALDTAGIELIDEGAVSSAEGRGVRLKVNSGSAKIYLNNQIENKASSGMKARR; encoded by the coding sequence ATGATCACAGCGGCTCAATTGCGGGCGGCCAGGGTGCTCCTCGGCATCGATCAGCGACGGCTCGCAGAACTGTCCGGGCTTTCAGTGCCAACGATCCAGCGCATGGAGGCGAGTGAGGCCATGGTTCGGGGCAATGTCGATTCGCTGGTGAAGCTGATTACAGCTCTCGACACCGCCGGCATTGAGTTGATCGACGAAGGGGCTGTCAGTAGCGCCGAGGGGCGCGGGGTGCGGCTGAAAGTCAATTCCGGATCGGCAAAAATCTATTTGAACAATCAGATAGAGAACAAAGCATCAAGCGGAATGAAGGCGCGCAGGTAA
- a CDS encoding hydrogenase-4 component E, producing the protein MHSLSFDVSHTLAGGLVLISFMMLYQDRLYSLLNVFALHALVLALSVAWQAFVQDAPHLYITAAIALVFKAIVIPVALHRIVKQLGIHRDIESAVGIGPTMLAGMALVALSMVLMLRVTAEADPLAREDLAFALSVVLLGLLVMVTRRNAVSQVVGFMSLENGLVLAATGAKGMPLVVEISVAFSILIAFIVIGIFLFRIRERFDSVDVSALDDYRGERR; encoded by the coding sequence ATGCACAGCCTCTCCTTCGACGTCTCGCACACGCTGGCCGGCGGGCTCGTCCTGATCAGCTTCATGATGCTGTACCAGGACAGGCTCTATTCGCTGCTCAACGTTTTTGCGCTTCATGCCCTGGTGCTCGCGCTGTCCGTCGCTTGGCAGGCCTTTGTCCAGGACGCGCCTCATCTTTACATCACGGCTGCAATCGCGCTCGTCTTTAAGGCGATCGTCATTCCGGTGGCGCTGCATCGCATCGTCAAGCAGCTTGGGATACATCGTGACATCGAGTCCGCCGTGGGGATCGGCCCGACCATGCTGGCCGGGATGGCACTGGTTGCCCTCTCAATGGTGCTGATGCTGCGCGTGACCGCGGAGGCCGATCCATTGGCGCGCGAGGATCTCGCTTTTGCCTTGTCGGTCGTGCTGCTCGGACTTCTGGTCATGGTAACCCGTCGCAACGCCGTCAGCCAGGTCGTCGGATTCATGTCGCTCGAGAATGGGCTGGTGCTGGCGGCAACCGGCGCCAAGGGCATGCCGCTGGTGGTTGAGATCAGCGTCGCCTTCTCGATCCTGATCGCATTCATCGTCATCGGCATCTTCCTGTTCCGGATCCGCGAACGTTTCGATTCCGTCGACGTCTCCGCGCTCGATGACTACCGGGGCGAACGGCGATGA
- a CDS encoding helix-turn-helix domain-containing protein, with protein MITANQLRAARALLNIDQRQTAELAGLSVPTIQRMEASDGVIRGNVDSLMKLVSALENAGIELINPGVTSSAGGRGVRLREHVAKPKMKNMKQSKPSTPRSLERVR; from the coding sequence ATGATCACGGCCAATCAACTCAGGGCCGCTCGCGCGCTCCTGAATATAGACCAGCGGCAGACGGCCGAACTCGCCGGTCTCTCAGTCCCCACCATTCAGCGCATGGAAGCAAGTGACGGAGTTATCCGTGGGAATGTCGATTCTCTGATGAAATTGGTTTCTGCCCTGGAGAATGCCGGGATCGAATTGATCAATCCGGGGGTTACGAGTTCGGCCGGTGGTCGAGGCGTCCGTCTCAGGGAGCACGTCGCGAAGCCGAAAATGAAGAACATGAAGCAGTCCAAGCCCTCTACGCCGCGGAGTTTGGAACGGGTGCGATGA
- a CDS encoding NADH-quinone oxidoreductase subunit B family protein, with product MRKLLFESLFRRPFTEQAPSPDDAAVTELATAVGRAARRRLGRSLSIREVDAGSCNGCELEIHALNNAYYDVERFGLRFVASPRHADVLMVTGPVTKNMRDALERTYHATPDPKWVVAVGDCARDGGCFAGSYAVVGGVSQVVPVDLHIPGCPPPPTTILRGLLALLDQAAKNTSSI from the coding sequence ATGCGCAAGCTGCTTTTTGAGAGCCTGTTTCGCCGGCCGTTCACCGAGCAAGCACCGTCACCGGACGATGCCGCGGTGACCGAGCTCGCAACTGCCGTCGGTCGCGCGGCACGACGGCGCCTCGGCCGAAGCCTCTCGATACGCGAGGTCGATGCAGGATCTTGCAACGGATGCGAACTTGAAATCCACGCGTTGAACAATGCCTATTACGACGTCGAGCGCTTCGGTCTCCGGTTCGTTGCGTCGCCGCGTCACGCCGATGTGTTGATGGTGACCGGACCGGTGACGAAGAACATGCGCGACGCGTTGGAGCGCACCTATCATGCGACCCCCGATCCGAAATGGGTCGTCGCCGTCGGAGATTGCGCCCGGGATGGCGGCTGCTTTGCCGGCAGCTATGCGGTGGTAGGAGGGGTCTCGCAGGTGGTTCCCGTCGATCTTCATATTCCCGGCTGTCCTCCGCCGCCCACCACGATCTTGCGAGGACTTCTCGCCCTACTCGATCAGGCGGCCAAGAACACCAGTTCCATTTGA
- the lpdA gene encoding dihydrolipoyl dehydrogenase encodes MTEITCQLLVVGAGPGGYVCAIRAGQLGLDTVLVERGKLGGSCLNVGCIPSKAMIHVAEEFEKLVEAADGKTPFGLTAAQPALDFKQAIAWKDGIVHRLNNGVAALLRKAKVKIVQGHGRFRDGKTIVVETETGPKTIKAETVVIATGSAPVELPTLPFGGRVISSTGALSLAEVPKSLVVVGGGYIGLELGTAFAKLGSKVAVVEAQDNILPLYDVELTAPIARRLTALGVEVLTGARALGLTAQGDGLRVETPDGQERSLTADKILVTVGRTPVTEALGLEQLVLDMDGRFIRIGQHCETSMRGIYAIGDVTGEPMLAHRAMAQGEMVAEIAAGMPRAWDKCCIPAICFTDPEIVSAGLSPDEARRAGINIKVGQFPFAANGRAMTRHGEPGFVRVVARADNQRVLGIQALGQGVSELSAAFGLAIEMGAVLQDIAGTIHAHPTLGEAIQEAAFKALGHAIHV; translated from the coding sequence ATGACCGAAATCACCTGTCAACTCCTCGTGGTCGGTGCCGGGCCCGGCGGCTATGTGTGCGCGATCCGCGCCGGCCAGCTCGGCCTCGACACCGTTCTCGTCGAACGCGGCAAGCTCGGCGGAAGCTGCCTGAACGTCGGCTGCATTCCTTCGAAGGCGATGATTCATGTTGCCGAGGAATTCGAGAAGCTGGTGGAGGCAGCTGATGGCAAGACTCCCTTTGGCCTGACGGCGGCGCAACCTGCGCTCGACTTCAAGCAGGCGATCGCCTGGAAGGACGGTATCGTCCATCGGCTGAACAACGGCGTCGCTGCGCTGCTCCGCAAGGCCAAGGTCAAGATCGTCCAGGGCCATGGACGCTTCCGCGACGGCAAGACGATCGTCGTCGAGACCGAGACCGGCCCGAAGACGATCAAGGCCGAGACGGTGGTGATCGCGACCGGCTCGGCTCCTGTCGAGCTGCCGACCCTGCCGTTCGGCGGCAGGGTCATCTCCTCGACCGGTGCACTCTCGCTCGCGGAGGTGCCAAAATCCCTCGTTGTCGTCGGCGGCGGCTATATCGGGCTCGAGCTCGGGACCGCCTTCGCCAAGCTGGGGAGCAAGGTTGCCGTGGTGGAAGCGCAGGACAACATCCTGCCGCTCTACGACGTCGAGTTGACGGCTCCGATCGCCAGACGCTTGACCGCGCTCGGCGTCGAGGTGCTGACCGGTGCCCGGGCGCTCGGCCTGACCGCTCAGGGCGACGGATTGCGCGTCGAGACGCCCGATGGCCAGGAGCGCAGCCTGACGGCTGACAAGATTCTCGTCACGGTCGGGCGCACGCCGGTCACCGAGGCATTGGGGCTGGAGCAACTCGTCCTCGACATGGATGGTCGCTTCATCCGTATCGGCCAGCATTGCGAGACCTCGATGCGCGGCATCTACGCGATCGGCGATGTCACGGGAGAGCCGATGCTGGCCCATCGCGCCATGGCGCAGGGCGAGATGGTGGCGGAAATCGCAGCCGGCATGCCACGCGCGTGGGACAAGTGCTGCATCCCGGCGATCTGCTTCACCGATCCTGAGATCGTCTCCGCGGGCTTGTCACCGGACGAGGCTCGCCGGGCCGGCATCAACATCAAGGTTGGACAATTTCCCTTTGCAGCCAATGGCCGCGCGATGACGCGCCATGGCGAGCCCGGCTTTGTGCGCGTCGTCGCCAGGGCCGACAATCAACGCGTTCTCGGTATCCAGGCGCTTGGACAGGGCGTCTCGGAGCTTTCTGCCGCATTCGGCCTGGCGATCGAGATGGGCGCGGTCCTGCAGGACATCGCCGGCACGATCCACGCGCATCCCACGCTGGGCGAAGCAATTCAGGAAGCGGCCTTCAAGGCACTCGGCCACGCGATCCACGTCTAG
- a CDS encoding hydrogenase 4 subunit F, whose amino-acid sequence MNIASFDSVAAILVIPIGSAALLAVLPGYRLTARLNVVASLATFLSALSLFVIERPPPGPYVLVDDLNIVFIVLNTFVGFTTSIFSASYIAHELETGRLTPVYLRFYHAMYQTMMFGMNLAFVSNNIGLMWVAVEIATLTTVLMVGIYRTHAALEAAWKYFILGSVGIAFALFGTILVYMAARPVMGEGQDGMVWTLLIQHAANFDPALLNVAFIFLLLGYGTKVGLAPLHAWLPDAHAEGPTPISAVLSGLLLNVALYALLRFKILLAANPAAIAPGPLMVTMGLISLLFAAFMLYRRRDIKRLFAYSSIEHMGIIVFAFGMGGPLANFAGLLHMVMHSLTKSAIFYAVGHISQIKGTQRISRIRGLTATHPALGWGLVTGVVAIAGLPPLGIFMSEFLVVSSTFARQPLLAIVLVFGLLLAFGALTLRLTSVAFGEPRGSTKSAEASYVPMFAHLSLVLIAGLYLPAPLVTWFQHVARLLG is encoded by the coding sequence ATGAACATAGCTTCCTTCGATTCGGTCGCAGCCATCCTGGTAATTCCGATCGGCTCGGCAGCGCTGCTCGCCGTTCTGCCGGGTTACCGGCTGACGGCCCGGTTGAACGTCGTGGCGAGCCTGGCGACATTTCTTTCGGCCCTCTCGTTGTTCGTCATCGAACGTCCGCCGCCGGGGCCGTACGTGCTCGTCGACGATCTCAACATCGTCTTCATCGTGCTCAACACCTTCGTGGGATTCACGACCAGCATCTTCAGCGCCAGCTACATCGCGCATGAACTGGAGACTGGGCGGTTGACACCGGTTTATCTGCGTTTCTACCACGCCATGTATCAGACCATGATGTTCGGCATGAACCTCGCTTTCGTGTCGAACAATATCGGGCTGATGTGGGTCGCGGTGGAAATTGCGACGCTCACCACGGTACTGATGGTCGGCATATATCGTACCCACGCCGCTCTGGAAGCGGCATGGAAATATTTCATTCTGGGGAGTGTCGGCATCGCATTCGCCCTGTTTGGTACCATCCTGGTCTATATGGCGGCGCGTCCGGTCATGGGCGAGGGGCAGGACGGCATGGTCTGGACACTTCTGATCCAACATGCCGCGAATTTCGATCCTGCGCTTCTCAACGTCGCTTTCATATTCCTGCTGCTCGGCTACGGCACCAAGGTCGGTCTGGCGCCGCTGCACGCATGGCTGCCCGACGCCCACGCCGAAGGTCCGACGCCCATATCGGCGGTACTGTCGGGGCTGCTGCTGAATGTCGCGCTCTACGCGCTATTGCGCTTCAAGATATTGCTCGCCGCCAATCCGGCGGCAATCGCTCCCGGCCCCCTGATGGTGACGATGGGCCTGATTTCGCTCCTCTTCGCCGCTTTCATGCTCTACCGCCGACGCGACATCAAACGGCTGTTCGCCTATTCCTCGATCGAGCACATGGGCATCATCGTGTTCGCGTTCGGCATGGGCGGTCCGCTCGCCAATTTCGCAGGGCTATTGCACATGGTGATGCACAGCCTGACCAAGTCCGCGATCTTCTACGCCGTCGGGCATATATCGCAGATCAAGGGCACCCAGCGAATCTCCCGGATCCGGGGCTTGACCGCGACCCATCCGGCGCTCGGCTGGGGTCTGGTAACGGGCGTCGTCGCGATCGCCGGCTTGCCGCCGCTCGGCATCTTCATGAGCGAATTCCTGGTCGTAAGCTCGACCTTCGCACGCCAGCCGCTGCTCGCGATCGTGCTGGTGTTCGGGCTGTTGTTGGCGTTCGGCGCTTTGACGTTGCGCCTGACGAGCGTCGCATTTGGCGAACCTCGAGGCAGCACCAAGTCAGCCGAGGCTTCCTACGTGCCGATGTTTGCCCATCTCTCGCTGGTTCTGATTGCGGGACTCTATCTTCCGGCGCCGCTCGTCACATGGTTCCAACACGTGGCACGCCTTCTTGGATAG
- a CDS encoding respiratory chain complex I subunit 1 family protein translates to MVVMSDILVQGMQMLLVLLLAPLLTGFVRKIKARLVRRQGASVFQPYLDLLRLLRKEVVLADNASWLFRVTPYVTFAAIWVAAALVPTFATGLLFNWTADLIAIVALLGSARFFLALAGMDVGTSFGGIGSSREVMIAALAEPAMLLFVFCTALIAGSTQLSTVANFMASSYVGLRVSLGMAMIALIMVALAENARIPVDNPATHLELTMVHEAMVLEYSGRHLAMIEFGAFLKLLLYVSLIACVFLPWKIAVFGTGPFSYAIGAVAYLVKLAVAGFFLALFETATAKMRVFRVPQFLGAALMLGLLGTLLLFVSKSF, encoded by the coding sequence ATGGTCGTGATGTCGGACATTCTTGTGCAAGGCATGCAGATGCTTCTGGTGCTGCTGCTGGCGCCGCTGCTGACGGGCTTTGTGCGCAAGATTAAGGCCCGCCTGGTGCGTCGCCAGGGAGCGTCGGTCTTTCAACCGTATCTTGATCTCCTGCGATTGCTCCGCAAGGAAGTGGTGCTGGCGGACAACGCCTCCTGGCTGTTCCGCGTGACACCCTATGTAACCTTCGCCGCGATCTGGGTTGCCGCCGCCCTGGTGCCGACGTTCGCTACCGGCCTCCTCTTCAACTGGACGGCGGACTTGATTGCCATCGTGGCGCTGCTGGGAAGTGCACGCTTCTTTCTTGCGCTCGCCGGGATGGACGTCGGCACCAGTTTTGGCGGCATCGGCTCCAGCCGCGAAGTCATGATAGCGGCGCTTGCGGAGCCGGCGATGCTGCTATTTGTATTTTGCACGGCGCTGATTGCCGGCTCGACCCAACTTTCGACGGTCGCAAATTTCATGGCCTCGTCCTATGTCGGCTTACGGGTATCGCTGGGAATGGCGATGATCGCGCTCATCATGGTGGCGCTCGCGGAGAACGCGCGAATACCGGTGGACAATCCCGCAACGCACCTGGAGCTCACCATGGTGCACGAAGCGATGGTTCTCGAATATTCCGGTCGCCATCTCGCAATGATCGAATTCGGCGCCTTCCTCAAACTGTTGCTCTATGTCTCGCTGATCGCGTGCGTGTTCCTTCCCTGGAAGATAGCAGTCTTCGGTACCGGGCCGTTTTCCTATGCCATCGGCGCCGTCGCCTACCTCGTCAAGCTCGCGGTTGCCGGCTTTTTCCTCGCGCTGTTCGAGACCGCCACGGCGAAAATGCGGGTCTTTCGTGTTCCGCAATTTCTCGGTGCGGCCCTCATGCTGGGCCTGCTCGGCACCCTCCTCCTGTTCGTGTCAAAGAGCTTCTGA
- a CDS encoding NADH-quinone oxidoreductase subunit C produces the protein MPSLIDLMLEGRPVQQHSPWPRATVDASVWTFAASELAHGRWSLLGLWGEPSTVHMAIMDGHTAEVATVSLDCPDRTYPSVGKHHPPALRLERAINDLFGLSAEGLPDTRPWFDHDCWAVRFPLGNRINALSKASPYHFLPVEADGLHQVAVGPVHAGIIEPGHFRFTASGETVARLEQRLGYTHKGIEGLMTGANLERAVQLAGRVSGDSTVAYAFAFSRAAEAALQLVVPDRAAWLRALLAELERLANHLGDIGAICNDASFTLMHALCGVLRESILRASDTAFGHRLMRDIIVPGGVTRDLTEEGREIIRTTLHTIRLRFPALVELYDNTASLQDRTVDTGVLKAALARQYAVGGYVGRASGRSFDARRTLVYAPYDALRFDVPVLNEGDVNARVWIRVREVEQSLLLIDQILDRLPDGPLGTHAGHRREAREGMAIVEGFRGDVLVWLRLRDGKVERCHLRDPSWFQWPLLEAAIEGNIIADFPLCNKSFNCSYSGHDL, from the coding sequence ATGCCATCGCTGATCGATCTCATGCTGGAGGGCCGCCCGGTCCAACAACACAGCCCGTGGCCGCGAGCTACAGTCGATGCTTCCGTTTGGACATTTGCGGCAAGCGAGCTGGCACATGGACGCTGGAGCCTGCTTGGCCTTTGGGGAGAACCCTCAACGGTGCACATGGCGATTATGGATGGACATACGGCAGAAGTCGCCACCGTCAGCCTGGATTGCCCCGACCGCACTTATCCTTCGGTCGGCAAACACCACCCGCCGGCGCTTCGACTGGAGCGCGCCATCAACGACCTGTTTGGTTTGTCAGCGGAAGGCTTGCCCGACACTCGCCCGTGGTTCGATCACGACTGTTGGGCCGTTCGCTTCCCCTTGGGAAACCGCATCAACGCGTTGTCGAAGGCATCCCCCTATCATTTCCTGCCGGTGGAGGCCGACGGTCTGCATCAGGTCGCGGTCGGTCCGGTGCACGCGGGAATTATCGAACCGGGGCATTTTCGGTTTACGGCCAGCGGTGAGACTGTGGCCCGGCTGGAGCAACGGCTGGGATATACCCACAAGGGTATCGAGGGGCTCATGACTGGAGCCAATCTTGAACGGGCTGTCCAGCTCGCCGGACGCGTGTCAGGCGACAGCACAGTCGCCTACGCGTTTGCGTTTTCGCGAGCGGCCGAAGCGGCCTTACAGCTTGTCGTGCCCGATCGCGCGGCTTGGCTGCGTGCCTTGCTCGCAGAGCTCGAACGGCTCGCCAATCATCTCGGCGACATCGGCGCAATCTGCAACGACGCCTCCTTTACGCTGATGCACGCCCTTTGCGGCGTGTTGCGAGAGAGCATCCTGCGCGCGTCCGATACCGCATTCGGCCATCGATTGATGCGTGATATCATCGTACCCGGTGGCGTGACCCGCGACCTCACTGAGGAAGGGAGAGAAATCATCCGGACGACGCTGCATACCATCCGGTTGCGCTTTCCTGCTTTGGTCGAGCTCTACGACAATACGGCATCGCTACAGGATCGTACTGTCGATACGGGCGTACTCAAGGCCGCTCTGGCTAGGCAGTATGCCGTTGGAGGCTACGTAGGCCGCGCGTCCGGCCGCTCATTCGACGCACGCAGGACACTTGTGTATGCGCCGTATGACGCACTGCGCTTCGATGTACCGGTCCTGAACGAGGGTGATGTCAACGCTCGCGTCTGGATCCGCGTGCGCGAAGTTGAACAGAGTCTTTTGCTGATCGACCAGATATTGGACCGGCTTCCCGATGGCCCGCTGGGAACGCATGCGGGGCATCGGCGGGAGGCGCGGGAAGGCATGGCGATCGTCGAGGGATTTCGCGGCGACGTTCTGGTTTGGCTCCGCTTGCGGGATGGCAAGGTCGAACGATGCCATCTGCGCGATCCGTCGTGGTTTCAGTGGCCGCTTCTAGAGGCCGCAATCGAGGGCAACATCATCGCCGACTTCCCGCTCTGCAACAAATCCTTCAATTGCTCCTATTCGGGCCACGATCTCTGA
- a CDS encoding ABC transporter transmembrane domain-containing protein produces MTTRELMAGATRPFDISWFIPALVKYRGPLRDVLIGSFFLQLMGLISPIFFQLVIDKVLVHQSLTTLDVLAVGLSAVLIFETGLSALRNWLFAHTTNRVDSELSAQLFRHLLNLPLSYFEARRVGDSVARVRELDRIREFLTSNAVTVVIDLFFTIVFFGVMYAYSPLLTLVVTPSIPLYVAISVIVTPPLRARLDEKFKRGAENQSFLVESVTGIGTLKAMAAVDNLTGREGQSTRFARRCAWHRGESLRAVCRGGNVEGQRLPQHRGVDHRAYQ; encoded by the coding sequence ATGACGACGCGCGAGCTGATGGCGGGGGCGACGCGCCCCTTCGACATCAGCTGGTTCATTCCTGCGCTCGTGAAATACCGCGGGCCGCTGCGCGACGTGCTGATCGGGTCCTTCTTCCTGCAACTGATGGGACTGATTTCACCCATCTTCTTCCAGCTCGTCATCGACAAGGTGCTCGTCCACCAGTCGCTGACGACGCTCGACGTGCTGGCGGTAGGGCTCTCCGCAGTGCTGATCTTCGAGACCGGATTGTCGGCGCTGCGCAACTGGCTGTTTGCTCACACCACCAATCGCGTCGACAGCGAGCTTTCGGCGCAGCTGTTCCGGCATCTTCTCAACCTGCCGCTGTCGTATTTCGAGGCACGCCGTGTCGGCGACAGCGTTGCCCGCGTGCGCGAGCTCGACCGCATTCGCGAGTTCCTGACCTCGAATGCCGTCACCGTGGTGATCGATCTCTTCTTCACCATCGTCTTCTTCGGCGTCATGTACGCCTATAGTCCGCTATTGACCCTGGTCGTCACGCCGTCGATCCCCCTCTATGTCGCGATCTCGGTGATCGTGACGCCGCCGCTGCGCGCCCGTCTCGACGAGAAATTCAAACGCGGCGCGGAGAACCAGTCCTTCCTCGTCGAAAGCGTCACGGGGATCGGCACGCTGAAGGCGATGGCGGCGGTCGACAATCTGACGGGCCGCGAGGGCCAGTCCACGCGCTTTGCTAGGCGCTGTGCATGGCATCGCGGAGAGTCTCTACGAGCGGTTTGTCGGGGAGGGAATGTCGAAGGACAACGCCTTCCTCAACACCGCGGAGTCGATCACCGGGCCTATCAGTAA